A genomic stretch from Edaphobacter aggregans includes:
- a CDS encoding carboxypeptidase regulatory-like domain-containing protein — MLRNLGRLTTQIAFGIWMITGGASLAQTVRGGLAGTITDSTGAVIVGAHVQAKNQHTGDRSTAITTSAGTYRFPELPLGTYDVTVSASGFRNSVSTGVLVQIQQVTALNITIEAGATTETVTVNANAPTIQTETSDMGGIVGSKQIVELPLALGGVGALRSPEAFQFLLPGTTGPGTANSNNGIFLSKIAGGQNYGNEVLIDGASQQRSENGSSFDEEAPSVEALQEFKITTALPEAEYGRTTGGISNFVTKNGTNSFHGTAYEIFRNQALNANTWFNNGDRAFFCSGSNDTPECRSTYDTPQDRKNDYGVTLGGPVWIPRVFNGRDKLFFFFSWEQLAYKLGATTTSSVPTVAMRNGDFSAPLIYRTDLAPVGTNPCQGNASVYQGEIFDPQTERTVSTPNGPVRCRDQFSGNKIDPSRFSSAAKNILAYYPAPTNSQQFNNFVFPSSIPINNTTYTVRIDATLSDKSRMWGSYSARENNRTSGNSPLLPDPVDPNTWKQDFLTHFGRFGWDYSFSPHLLNHLNFGTNRSNSINYAQAIFANKNWSQELGIGNADSLNFPQIVNGNVVNLGNPPQNDDNIDNGLRLNESVAWEKGRHSFAFGVDLRWQQYSPINGNSPTINFCGNETASSAGIADGYAFASQMLGLACGGGQSIIPHQSRWTSWYYGLFAQDNLKVSQNLTLNLGLRWDVDMPRHEAKNYTSNFSPTAVDPEFNVPGALVFGTNCNGCNTAWADTWYKNIAPRLGFAYTLPESHGTTVLRGGGGIVYGPLQYSDFGGSMNSGYRANPTWPDNGFDPSFILDSGFPAFAQPPNLDPGIFNGQAVSGSYIEPQYGRPAMISEWTLQVQQQLAQDLIMTVGYVGNKAQNLHSNIQNINNIDQKYFSLGNHLNDQVVGNTVGVTQPFAGFDALWHGAQVQRALRPFPQYDFIDSGCCLQNVGMSSYHALLVSVERRFRDGLNLLGSYTWAKQITNSDSLLPNNGVGVAQVQNVNNLHDEKAISAQDVPHTVVLSWLYQLPFGPGRHWVNHGFASYVVGGWQLGGVQRYMSGQPISFCCATGIPGFQNQIRFNRVLGSGLKSPAYQQGRINPIGAQTAIPNENTLFNLDTIRQPQGGAFFDQNAVANRGQFGAFSLGNMPRVTGEARTPRYYNEDFSILKNTTIHENIVFQLKFELLNAFNRHTFSIPDTAPNDNLFGVPNGTLTNPRNVQITGRINF, encoded by the coding sequence ATGCTGAGGAACTTAGGAAGACTCACAACACAGATCGCTTTTGGAATTTGGATGATCACAGGCGGGGCTTCGCTGGCCCAGACAGTCCGCGGAGGGCTTGCGGGCACCATAACTGATTCCACGGGAGCCGTGATCGTGGGTGCCCACGTCCAGGCAAAGAATCAACATACAGGCGACAGATCTACCGCCATCACTACGTCAGCCGGCACTTATCGATTTCCCGAACTTCCGCTCGGGACATATGACGTGACTGTTTCCGCTTCGGGTTTCAGGAATTCAGTGTCGACCGGAGTCCTGGTGCAGATCCAGCAGGTAACGGCGCTGAATATAACCATCGAAGCCGGAGCCACAACTGAGACGGTGACGGTGAACGCCAATGCACCGACAATTCAGACGGAGACGTCTGACATGGGCGGCATTGTTGGCAGCAAGCAGATTGTTGAACTTCCACTGGCACTCGGTGGGGTAGGAGCGCTGCGCTCTCCGGAGGCATTTCAATTTCTGCTTCCGGGCACTACGGGGCCCGGTACTGCGAACAGCAACAACGGAATATTCTTGTCCAAAATCGCGGGCGGTCAGAACTACGGCAATGAAGTGTTGATTGACGGCGCCAGCCAGCAGCGCAGCGAGAATGGATCGTCGTTTGATGAAGAAGCGCCTTCTGTGGAGGCGCTGCAGGAGTTCAAGATCACGACCGCCCTGCCGGAGGCGGAATATGGCCGTACGACGGGCGGAATTTCAAACTTCGTGACCAAGAACGGCACCAACAGTTTTCACGGCACTGCCTATGAGATTTTTCGTAATCAGGCCCTGAACGCCAACACATGGTTCAACAACGGTGACCGCGCCTTTTTCTGTTCCGGCTCGAACGACACTCCCGAGTGCCGCTCTACATATGACACGCCGCAGGACAGGAAAAATGACTACGGCGTGACCCTAGGCGGTCCGGTATGGATACCTAGAGTCTTCAATGGCAGAGACAAGCTATTTTTCTTCTTTAGTTGGGAGCAGCTTGCCTACAAGCTTGGCGCTACTACTACCTCGAGCGTGCCGACGGTTGCGATGCGCAATGGCGATTTCTCTGCACCGCTCATTTACCGGACGGATCTGGCGCCAGTTGGGACCAATCCCTGCCAAGGCAATGCTTCAGTCTACCAAGGCGAGATATTCGATCCGCAGACGGAGCGCACGGTATCAACGCCCAATGGACCGGTCAGATGTAGAGATCAATTTTCCGGCAACAAGATTGACCCCAGCCGTTTCAGCTCGGCCGCCAAGAATATATTGGCTTACTATCCCGCACCGACGAACAGTCAGCAGTTCAACAACTTTGTATTTCCTAGTTCTATCCCCATCAACAACACGACATATACGGTGCGAATCGACGCAACCCTATCAGACAAGAGCCGAATGTGGGGTTCTTACAGTGCTCGTGAGAATAATCGCACCTCCGGTAATAGCCCACTCCTTCCCGATCCAGTTGATCCCAATACTTGGAAGCAGGATTTCCTGACACACTTTGGACGTTTCGGCTGGGACTATTCGTTCTCGCCTCACCTTCTGAACCACCTCAACTTCGGAACCAACCGGTCCAACAGCATCAACTATGCACAAGCCATCTTCGCGAACAAGAACTGGTCGCAGGAGCTGGGTATCGGCAATGCTGATTCCCTTAATTTCCCTCAGATCGTGAATGGGAACGTTGTAAACTTAGGCAATCCGCCACAAAACGACGACAACATCGATAACGGTTTACGCCTCAACGAGAGCGTTGCCTGGGAAAAAGGCCGCCACAGTTTCGCCTTTGGTGTCGACCTTCGCTGGCAGCAGTATTCGCCGATTAACGGAAACAGCCCCACGATTAATTTCTGCGGGAATGAGACTGCATCCTCTGCCGGCATTGCCGACGGATACGCATTCGCGAGCCAGATGCTAGGGCTGGCGTGCGGCGGTGGACAGAGCATTATTCCGCACCAGTCCCGCTGGACCTCGTGGTACTACGGCTTGTTTGCCCAAGACAATCTTAAGGTCAGCCAGAACCTGACCCTGAATCTTGGTCTACGCTGGGATGTCGACATGCCACGTCATGAGGCGAAAAATTATACCTCGAACTTCAGTCCTACAGCCGTCGATCCGGAGTTTAATGTTCCGGGTGCGCTGGTGTTCGGCACAAACTGTAACGGTTGCAATACCGCATGGGCCGACACCTGGTACAAGAACATAGCCCCACGCCTTGGTTTTGCCTACACTCTGCCGGAGTCTCACGGAACGACTGTTTTACGCGGCGGGGGCGGAATTGTATACGGGCCACTTCAATATTCTGATTTCGGCGGGAGCATGAATTCAGGGTATCGTGCTAATCCGACTTGGCCGGATAACGGGTTCGATCCCTCCTTTATCCTCGATTCCGGATTTCCGGCATTCGCGCAACCTCCGAATCTTGATCCCGGAATCTTCAATGGTCAGGCTGTAAGCGGTTCCTATATCGAACCGCAGTACGGCCGTCCGGCGATGATCAGCGAATGGACCCTGCAGGTGCAGCAGCAACTCGCGCAGGACCTGATTATGACAGTTGGGTATGTCGGAAACAAGGCGCAGAACCTGCACTCGAACATCCAGAACATCAACAACATTGATCAGAAGTATTTCTCACTCGGCAACCATCTGAATGATCAGGTCGTCGGCAACACCGTGGGGGTTACACAGCCATTCGCCGGTTTCGACGCCCTTTGGCATGGAGCACAGGTGCAGCGGGCGCTGCGCCCCTTCCCGCAATACGATTTCATTGACAGCGGCTGCTGCCTGCAAAACGTTGGTATGTCGAGTTATCACGCTCTGCTGGTTTCTGTTGAACGCCGATTCCGCGACGGCCTGAACTTGCTTGGCTCATACACATGGGCCAAGCAAATCACCAACTCTGACAGCCTGCTGCCCAACAACGGTGTTGGAGTGGCCCAGGTGCAGAATGTAAATAACCTGCATGACGAGAAGGCCATCAGCGCGCAGGATGTGCCACACACCGTGGTTCTAAGCTGGCTGTATCAGCTCCCCTTCGGACCTGGCAGGCACTGGGTGAACCACGGTTTTGCCAGCTACGTTGTCGGCGGCTGGCAACTCGGCGGCGTCCAGCGATATATGTCTGGCCAGCCTATCTCCTTTTGCTGTGCGACCGGGATTCCGGGCTTCCAGAACCAGATCCGGTTTAATCGGGTGCTTGGTTCAGGGCTGAAGAGTCCGGCGTACCAACAGGGGCGCATCAATCCCATTGGCGCACAGACAGCAATTCCGAACGAGAACACGCTGTTCAATCTTGATACGATCCGCCAGCCGCAAGGCGGCGCTTTCTTCGATCAGAATGCTGTCGCGAACCGCGGACAATTTGGCGCATTCAGCCTCGGCAATATGCCGCGCGTAACCGGCGAAGCGCGTACGCCGAGATACTATAACGAGGATTTCAGTATCCTCAAAAACACGACAATTCACGAGAACATCGTATTCCAGCTCAAATTCGAGTTGCTGAATGCGTTTAACCGTCACACCTTCAGCATCCCGGATACAGCCCCGAACGACAACCTATTTGGGGTGCCGAACGGCACGTTGACGAATCCACGGAACGTGCAGATTACTGGAAGGATCAACTTCTAA